One region of Chryseobacterium sp. SORGH_AS_0447 genomic DNA includes:
- a CDS encoding FKBP-type peptidyl-prolyl cis-trans isomerase gives MKKILFISVLGLLSCSKNAQTHPPVGGVLSKNDLEVSRNRMKNLNALERSQIQDWIGSQQVKFYPTQLNYWTDAQGFDQRQRRQDNTLISYSYNLYDFDQTKIYDQPIERRDAKFGHFDELKAVEDALRFIHDGEEVTLLVPSALAYGTYGDEKKIDNDIPLIIKLKAL, from the coding sequence ATGAAAAAAATACTCTTCATATCGGTATTGGGTTTACTGAGCTGCAGCAAAAATGCGCAGACCCATCCTCCTGTAGGCGGTGTCCTCAGCAAGAATGATCTGGAGGTTTCCAGAAACAGGATGAAAAACCTGAACGCACTGGAAAGGTCGCAGATCCAGGATTGGATCGGCAGCCAGCAGGTAAAGTTCTATCCGACCCAGCTTAATTACTGGACGGATGCCCAGGGATTCGATCAAAGGCAGAGAAGGCAGGACAATACCCTGATTTCCTATTCTTATAACCTTTATGATTTCGACCAGACCAAAATCTACGATCAGCCGATTGAAAGGAGAGATGCCAAATTCGGACATTTTGATGAACTGAAGGCAGTAGAGGATGCGCTGCGTTTTATCCATGACGGTGAGGAAGTGACCCTCTTGGTTCCTTCGGCCCTGGCGTACGGAACGTATGGCGATGAGAAAAAAATCGATAATGATATTCCTTTAATCATAAAATTAAAAGCATTATAA